In the genome of Populus alba chromosome 11, ASM523922v2, whole genome shotgun sequence, one region contains:
- the LOC118061367 gene encoding probable pectate lyase 16 has translation MASPAPLILLAYLVPYLCLTLPAYALDNKPKPLSSYLPSNIKKTLNPVDSCWRAKSNWANNRRALADCAVGFGRGAMGGKYGAIYVVTTPNDDPVNPKPGMLRYGAIQSKPLWIVFAKDMVITLKNELIMNSYKTIDGRGAKVEIAYGPCITIQGVSHVIIHGISIHDCKPGKSGRVISSPTHVGKRGGSDGDAIAIFASSNVWIDHCYLARCTDGLIDVIRASTSITISNNYFSQHDKVMLLGHNDGYTADKVMKVTIAFNRFGSGLIERMPRVRFGYAHVANNRYDEWQMYAIGGSANPTIFSEGNYFIARNGNSKQVTKREAKNGWTNWKWRSSKDVFMNGAYFVQSGYGSCAPLYSKTQSFTVAPGSLVPALTSGAGPLNCVRGQPC, from the exons ATGGCCTCACCAGCCCCTCTAATATTGCTGGCATATCTTGTACCATACTTATGTTTAACCCTACCAGCTTATGCTCTAGATAACAAGCCTAAACCCTTATCAAGCTATCTTCCAAGCAATATCAAGAAAACTCTTAACCCTGTAGACTCATGCTGGCGTGCCAAATCAAATTGGGCCAACAATCGTCGTGCCTTGGCCGATTGCGCCGTAGGGTTTGGCAGAGGCGCGATGGGAGGGAAATATGGGGCGATATACGTCGTTACTACACCGAATGATGATCCTGTCAACCCTAAACCGGGCATGCTTCGGTATGGTGCTATCCAAAGTAAACCTCTTTGGATCGTTTTTGCCAAGGATATGGTAATCACACTTAAAAATGAGCTTATAATGAATAGTTATAAGACTATAGATGGGAGGGGAGCTAAAGTAGAGATTGCATATGGACCGTGCATAACAATTCAAGGTGTTAGCCATGTTATTATTCATGGGATTAGTATTCATGATTGCAAACCAGGGAAATCTGGTAGAGTTATTAGCTCTCCTACGCACGTTGGGAAGCGTGGAGGCTCCGATGGAGATGCCATCGCCATCTTTGCATCTTCAAATGTTTGGATTGACCATTGCTATCTTGCTCGTTGCACCGATGGCCTAATTGATGTAATTCGTGCTTCAACCTCCATCACAATCTCTAACAATTACTTCTCCCAGCATGACAAG GTGATGTTGCTTGGACACAATGATGGATATACAGCAGATAAAGTTATGAAAGTAACTATAGCTTTCAACCGTTTTGGCTCTGGACTTATTGAGAGGATGCCAAG GGTAAGGTTTGGCTATGCTCATGTTGCTAACAATAGATATGATGAGTGGCAAATGTACGCGATTGGTGGCAGTGCTAATCCAACCATCTTTAGTGAAGGGAACTACTTTATAGCTCGTAATGGTAATTCCAAGCAG GTTACTAAGAGAGAGGCCAAGAATGGCTGGACGAATTGGAAATGGAGATCATCTAAGGATGTATTTATGAATGGTGCTTATTTTGTACAGTCTGGATATGGAAGTTGTGCGCCACTTTATTCTAAAACCCAGTCCTTTACGGTGGCTCCTGGGTCCTTGGTTCCTGCTTTAACATCTGGTGCAGGTCCTCTAAACTGTGTTAGGGGTCAACCATGTTGA
- the LOC118061368 gene encoding uncharacterized protein, giving the protein MAYNPSSRSCSYDSFCFLFITFVLPYFFFTKAQAASHCRTSCGTIPINYPFGIDDGCGSPYYRHMLVCSDSGILELRTPSGRYHVRSISYSDPHMIVTDPFMWKCQDGHHFRATRAFSLDTSTHLTLSSQNDYLFFNCSEEKVIVEPKPIFCERFPDRCDSTCDSASYLCRHLPGCGAALGGRSCCSYFPKATESLRLMLKYCASYTSIYWRINGANAPDDHVPEYGIRVDFDIPVTTDCLQCQDMKKGGGRCGFDTQSQNFLCLCNQRSNVTTYCNDHSSSSHSKAGIIAGTVTGVSAAGALGIGAGLWYWKKVRASAPVTCGVQSNENRLF; this is encoded by the exons ATGGCTTACAATCCTTCTTCAAGGTCTTGTTCTTATGATTCTTTTTGTTTCCTATTCATTACATTCGTTCTTCCATATTTCTTCTTCACAAAAGCTCAAGCTGCAAGCCATTGTAGAACCTCATGTGGTACCATTCCAATAAACTACCCTTTTGGCATCGATGATGGCTGTGGCAGTCCATATTACAGGCACATGCTTGTATGCTCCGATTCGGGCATTCTCGAGCTTCGAACGCCTTCCGGGAGATACCATGTTCGTAGCATAAGCTACTCAGACCCTCACATGATAGTCACTGATCCATTCATGTGGAAGTGTCAAGATGGTCACCACTTTCGTGCAACTAGGGCATTTAGCCTTGATACAAGCACACATTTAACACTCTCCTCTCAAAATGACTACCTCTTCTTCAATTGCAGTGAAGAGAAAGTGATTGTTGAGCCAAAACCTATCTTCTGCGAGAGGTTTCCAGATCGGTGCGACTCGACATGTGATAGTGCTAGTTACCTTTGCAGGCACTTGCCAGGATGTGGTGCTGCATTAGGAGGACGTTCTTGCTGCTCTTACTTCCCAAAAGCGACCGAATCTTTGAGGCTGATGCTGAAGTATTGTGCTAGTTACACTAGTATTTATTGGAGAATTAATGGTGCAAATGCTCCTGATGATCATGTACCTGAGTATGGTATTAGAGTTGATTTTGACATTCCAGTGACTACAGATTGCCTTCAATGTCAAGACATGAAGAAAGGAGGTGGAAGATGTGGATTTGACACACAATCACAGAATTTCTTATGTCTGTGCAATCAGAGATCAAATGTCACAACATATTGCAATG ATCACAGCAGCAGTAGCCATAGCAAGGCAGGAATAATTGCAG GGACTGTAACTGGAGTTTCAGCTGCTGGGGCCTTAGGAATTGGTGCTGGTCTATGGTATTGGAAGAAAGTGAGAGCCTCAGCACCAGTAACATGTGGGGTTCAAAGCAATGAGAATAGGCTCTTTtaa